A section of the Lampris incognitus isolate fLamInc1 chromosome 8, fLamInc1.hap2, whole genome shotgun sequence genome encodes:
- the LOC130117294 gene encoding ankyrin repeat domain-containing protein SOWAHA-like: MEMTQEAILSLLTTEGGKVKNCDILGKFKGFLSCADPAEKKLNRELFKRFINNVAVVKEIDQVKYVVLKKKYHYLLGGNHNAQQHHTVRSEDAGPSDHVQTPDTSGVTEGKCRGNIEPRAAAQFQFLLADSLQSSNLGDLKLKRAMTFGIVHSSNTREDNALGDAAYVSKAHTTTQHNKPYALPLRMPPSTTRIEIHKLKGGFDNPAKKPEPDLYVYGSFGNRRAPLVECVSAGSPRLGRSAKTTKAPEEHKETKFTSLVPLEPSEHQWLVTSAAGHWSQVYGLLLKDNQLAEKRDFMSGFTALHWAAKCGNSKMLAKIIEISTKGGVDIDINAKTHGGYTPLHIAALHGQEFVLGMLVDEYRADVNIRDNCGKKAYHYLHKGTSARVKELLGEPQVQQVLESAPQEKEELDLFPDLSKGLHTISRLFQPHATGYKKKHKQRPGFYSLGEEAREETEENGSRHKVVSDVFT; encoded by the coding sequence atggagaTGACACAAGAGGCGATCCTGTCCTTACTAACGACAGAGGGAGGGAAAGTGAAGAATTGCGACATCCTGGGTAAGTTCAAAGGTTTCCTGAGCTGCGCTGATCCTGCGGAGAAGAAACTCAACCGGGAGCTCTTCAAGCGCTTCATCAACAACGTGGCGGTTGTGAAGGAAATCGACCAAGTCAAATACGTTGTCCTCAAGAAAAAGTATCACTATTTGCTTGGGGGAAACCACAACGCGCAACAGCACCACACCGTGAGAAGTGAGGACGCAGGACCCTCTGATCATGTCCAAACACCGGACACATCAGGTGTCACTGAAGGTAAATGCAGGGGGAATATTGAACCACGCGCTGCTGCCCAATTTCAGTTTTTACTAGCAGACTCATTGCAGAGCAGCAACCTCGGGGATCTCAAACTCAAACGAGCGATGACTTTTGGCATTGTGCATAGTTCGAACACACGTGAAGATAATGCCCTGGGAGATGCAGCCTACGTAAGCAAAGCTcacaccaccacccaacacaacaaGCCCTACGCCTTGCCTTTGAGGATGCCACCAAGCACCACCAGGATTGAGATCCACAAGCTGAAGGGTGGCTTTGACAACCCCGCTAAGAAGCCAGAGCCGGACCTTTACGTCTACGGTTCCTTCGGAAACCGGAGAGCGCCTTTGGTGGAGTGCGTGAGCGCTGGCTCGCCTCGGCTGGGGAGGTCGGCGAAGACCACCAAGGCGCCTGAGGAGCACAAGGAAACTAAGTTCACCTCCCTGGTTCCCTTGGAGCCGTCTGAGCACCAGTGGCTGGTCACGTCAGCAGCGGGCCACTGGAGCCAAGTTTACGGCCTGCTGCTGAAGGATAACCAGCTGGCTGAGAAGAGGGACTTCATGTCAGGGTTCACCGCTCTCCACTGGGCAGCCAAGTGCGGGAATAGCAAAATGCTGGCAAAGATCATCGAGATATCCACAAAAGGAGGCGTTGACATTGACATAAACGCCAAAACACACGGGGGCTACACTCCGTTACACATCGCCGCATTGCATGGCCAGGAGTTTGTCCTTGGGATGCTGGTGGATGAGTACAGGGCAGACGTAAACATAAGGGACAACTGCGGGAAGAAGGCCTACCACTACCTCCACAAGGGGACTTCGGCGAGAGTCAAAGAGCTCCTCGGTGAACCCCAAGTCCAGCAGGTTCTGGAGAGCGCGCCGCAGGAAAAGGAGGAGCTGGATTTGTTCCCAGACCTCTCCAAGGGCTTGCATACAATAAGTCGTCTCTTCCAGCCCCACGCGACAGGGTACAAGAAGAAGCACAAGCAGAGGCCTGGGTTTTACTCCCTGGGTGAAGAGGCAAGAGAGGAGACGGAGGAGAACGGGTCCAGACACAAAGTTGTGTCAGATGTTTTCACGTGA